A window from Bacteroidota bacterium encodes these proteins:
- a CDS encoding mannose-1-phosphate guanylyltransferase — protein sequence MKKHQYVAIMAGGIGSRFWPLSRTAHPKQFLDILGTGKTMIQQTYDRFAKFIVPENIFVVTLKEYIDEVKKQLPHLPHENIVAEPSRKNTAPCVAYISFKLLNKDPKASLIVAPSDHLILDDAKFAELCKKGLDFVNHMNAFITIGVQPTSPNTGYGYIQHDAIEAAPNFFKVKTFTEKPNLELAKTFVASGDFLWNAGIFIWKVDRIIDGLEQYEPELYELFAAEKDKFNTPDEEEAVNEIYPQCTNISIDVAVMEKASNVFVMPASFGWSDLGTWNSAWDNMQKDYLENAVTGKNVMIMQANRCVVHAPDNKLVLLQGLEDFIIVDTKDVLLICKKENEQDIKDYVAEVKRNKGDKHL from the coding sequence ATGAAAAAACATCAATACGTAGCGATAATGGCCGGTGGCATCGGCAGCCGTTTCTGGCCACTCAGCCGTACTGCACATCCTAAACAGTTTCTTGACATATTAGGTACAGGTAAAACAATGATTCAGCAAACTTATGACCGGTTTGCAAAGTTCATTGTTCCTGAAAATATTTTTGTAGTTACACTGAAAGAATATATCGATGAAGTAAAAAAACAATTGCCACATCTACCACATGAAAATATTGTAGCAGAGCCAAGCCGGAAGAACACAGCGCCTTGTGTAGCTTATATTTCTTTTAAACTCCTAAACAAAGACCCGAAAGCATCATTGATTGTTGCACCATCTGATCACCTGATACTGGATGATGCAAAATTTGCTGAACTGTGTAAGAAAGGTTTGGATTTTGTAAACCATATGAATGCTTTTATTACAATTGGCGTACAACCCACCTCACCGAATACAGGATATGGATACATTCAGCATGACGCAATAGAAGCAGCTCCAAATTTTTTTAAAGTAAAAACATTTACAGAAAAACCTAATCTTGAACTGGCCAAAACATTTGTAGCCAGTGGTGACTTTCTCTGGAATGCAGGCATCTTTATTTGGAAAGTGGACAGGATCATTGATGGTTTGGAGCAATATGAACCGGAATTATATGAATTGTTCGCTGCTGAAAAAGATAAATTCAATACGCCAGATGAAGAAGAGGCAGTGAATGAAATTTATCCTCAATGCACTAATATATCCATTGATGTGGCCGTAATGGAAAAAGCGTCGAATGTATTTGTAATGCCGGCTTCATTTGGCTGGAGTGACCTCGGTACCTGGAACAGTGCATGGGATAATATGCAGAAGGATTATCTTGAAAATGCAGTTACCGGAAAGAATGTAATGATAATGCAGGCCAACCGCTGTGTTGTGCATGCACCGGATAATAAATTGGTTTTATTACAAGGACTGGAAGATTTTATAATCGTTGATACAAAAGATGTACTCCTCATCTGTAAAAAAGAAAACGAACAAGATATAAAAGACTATGTAGCGGAAGTGAAGAGGAATAAAGGAGATAAGCATCTCTGA
- a CDS encoding 3'-5' exonuclease, whose translation MNFASILFLDIETVPQHSDYNSLSKDWKELWDIKAGYLIRNKEAETPESIYSRAGIYAEFGKIICIGCGFITGEGEQKNISLKSFYGDNEKILLAEFCDMLTKWSAKEQKWLCAHNGKEFDFPYLCRRLVINEIPIPHILNVSGKKPWEVNHLDTLELWKFGDFKSYTSLNLLAHSLGVPTSKDDIDGSMVWTVYWNDKDLQRIVTYCQKDVVTLAQIFLRMNHEPLIKKDNIIYK comes from the coding sequence ATGAATTTTGCCAGCATCCTTTTCCTCGATATTGAGACAGTTCCCCAACATTCGGATTATAATTCTTTATCAAAAGACTGGAAAGAGCTTTGGGATATTAAAGCCGGTTATCTTATCCGGAATAAAGAAGCGGAAACACCTGAGTCAATCTATTCAAGAGCCGGCATCTATGCAGAGTTTGGCAAGATCATTTGTATTGGTTGTGGTTTTATTACCGGTGAAGGTGAACAGAAAAATATCAGCCTCAAATCATTTTATGGTGATAATGAAAAGATCTTACTGGCCGAGTTCTGTGATATGCTGACTAAATGGTCGGCCAAAGAACAGAAATGGCTTTGTGCTCATAATGGAAAGGAGTTTGACTTTCCCTATCTCTGCCGCCGGTTGGTTATTAATGAAATTCCTATTCCCCATATTCTTAATGTTTCAGGTAAAAAGCCATGGGAAGTAAATCATCTTGATACATTAGAGCTCTGGAAGTTTGGCGACTTTAAATCTTATACTTCTTTAAACCTGCTTGCCCATAGTTTGGGAGTTCCTACTTCAAAAGATGATATCGATGGCAGTATGGTGTGGACTGTATACTGGAATGACAAAGACTTGCAGCGGATCGTTACTTATTGCCAGAAAGATGTTGTTACGCTGGCCCAGATATTTCTAAGGATGAATCATGAACCCCTGATCAAAAAAGATAATATCATCTATAAATAA
- a CDS encoding RidA family protein — MQRTNYSSGAKWEDIVGYSRAVKMGNTIEVTGTVAVDDNSNLVGGNNAYEQTRFIIQKIEAVLQKAGASLNDVVRTRLFVTDISRWEEYGKAHGEFFKSIKPCTTMVEVSKLISSEYLIEIEATAIIS, encoded by the coding sequence ATGCAAAGAACTAATTATTCCTCCGGTGCCAAATGGGAAGACATTGTTGGCTATAGCCGTGCTGTTAAAATGGGCAATACTATTGAAGTAACCGGTACTGTTGCAGTGGATGATAATAGCAATCTTGTTGGTGGCAATAATGCTTATGAGCAAACAAGGTTTATCATTCAGAAGATAGAAGCCGTATTACAAAAAGCCGGTGCATCATTGAATGATGTAGTAAGAACCCGCCTATTTGTTACCGATATCAGTCGCTGGGAAGAATATGGTAAAGCTCACGGTGAATTTTTTAAGAGTATAAAACCATGTACTACGATGGTAGAAGTAAGTAAACTGATCTCTTCTGAGTATCTTATCGAGATAGAAGCAACAGCTATTATTAGTTGA
- a CDS encoding SET domain-containing protein, with protein sequence MTTAASVVHSSQLISTHHFGEVWLNPLDGQKSFFATKAFKPGDTICDLSTGRILNQPTYLTVQLSDTEHFMLQPEHLQYINHSCNPNVCFDLDQMKVICVRPIETGDELGYFYPSTEWDMAQPFNCLCQQSNCMGKIQGAMYLPKKVLKNYRFTSFIQQKLKEHQSQKLSK encoded by the coding sequence ATGACTACAGCTGCCTCCGTTGTACACTCGTCACAACTTATCAGCACACATCATTTCGGCGAAGTTTGGCTCAATCCTCTTGATGGCCAGAAATCATTCTTTGCCACTAAGGCATTTAAACCGGGAGATACTATCTGCGACTTATCTACCGGAAGAATTTTAAATCAGCCAACTTATCTTACTGTTCAGTTAAGCGATACTGAACACTTCATGTTGCAGCCGGAACATTTGCAGTATATCAATCATAGCTGCAATCCGAATGTGTGCTTCGATCTCGACCAGATGAAAGTTATTTGTGTTCGTCCTATTGAAACCGGTGATGAACTCGGTTATTTTTATCCTTCTACCGAATGGGATATGGCGCAACCTTTCAATTGTCTTTGCCAGCAAAGCAATTGTATGGGTAAAATACAAGGCGCTATGTACCTGCCAAAGAAGGTGTTGAAAAATTACCGGTTTACCAGTTTTATTCAACAAAAGCTAAAAGAGCATCAGTCGCAGAAGTTGTCGAAGTAG
- a CDS encoding SET domain-containing protein-lysine N-methyltransferase, producing the protein MKICVLQPDYSHSTVDYKDWDPVRNLQHLMPDAQMDHVLVSKLTTYKQLKELSKKGYDVFVNLCEGYPDWETPGYDVYFNAEMLNLPITGPGTKLFDVPKRLMKYVAYCEGVRIPAYALINSMDELDKSIKGLKYPLFVKPAHIGDSIGVDEKSLVKNKEELTNKVASIIDDYGPILIEEYIAGREFTVLVAAHPENEKDCVAFKPVEYKFPKGREFKTYSLKTSELHPDCNFPCNDPELEERLKEDARKIFLGFGAVGYGRMDFRVNDKNEIYFLEVNFTCSVFYSDGLEGSADFILKFDGIGQAGFLKHIIKEAINRHQRKQKAYDVKGNSISGFGIYANRAIPSGEIIFNGEERPQRLVTHRHIKDNWGEKEQEHFRRYAYPISKEVFIIWDNDPTEWAPQNHSCDANCMYDGLNVVTLRTIRKGEELTLDYAQFLDKSMEPFHCNCKSENCRGLIMGLPNNSVTEREKRMKTKTRAKAKQN; encoded by the coding sequence ATGAAAATTTGTGTCTTACAACCCGATTATTCGCACAGTACTGTTGATTACAAAGACTGGGATCCCGTTCGCAACCTGCAGCACCTGATGCCAGATGCACAAATGGATCATGTCCTCGTCAGCAAACTGACAACTTATAAGCAACTAAAAGAGCTTAGCAAAAAAGGTTATGATGTATTTGTAAACCTTTGTGAGGGTTATCCTGACTGGGAAACTCCCGGTTATGATGTTTATTTCAATGCAGAAATGCTGAACCTGCCTATTACCGGCCCGGGTACAAAACTATTTGATGTACCTAAAAGGCTTATGAAATATGTGGCTTATTGCGAAGGTGTAAGGATTCCGGCTTATGCGTTGATCAATTCAATGGATGAGTTGGATAAATCAATTAAAGGTTTAAAGTATCCATTGTTTGTAAAACCTGCACATATTGGCGATAGTATTGGGGTGGACGAAAAATCGCTGGTAAAAAATAAAGAGGAGTTAACAAACAAGGTTGCTTCTATTATTGATGATTACGGCCCGATACTAATTGAAGAATATATTGCAGGCAGGGAGTTTACTGTTTTAGTGGCTGCCCATCCTGAAAATGAAAAGGATTGTGTTGCTTTCAAGCCGGTTGAATATAAATTTCCGAAAGGAAGAGAGTTCAAAACCTATTCACTCAAAACTTCCGAGCTGCATCCCGATTGTAATTTTCCCTGTAATGATCCTGAGTTGGAAGAAAGACTGAAAGAAGATGCAAGAAAGATATTCCTTGGCTTTGGTGCAGTAGGTTATGGCCGTATGGATTTCAGGGTAAATGATAAAAATGAGATCTATTTTTTAGAAGTAAATTTTACCTGTTCTGTATTTTACAGCGATGGTCTCGAAGGTTCCGCTGATTTTATTTTAAAGTTTGACGGAATCGGACAAGCAGGATTTTTAAAGCATATTATTAAAGAAGCCATCAACCGCCACCAGCGTAAGCAAAAAGCATATGATGTAAAGGGAAATTCTATTTCAGGCTTTGGCATTTATGCCAACCGTGCTATCCCTTCCGGCGAAATAATCTTCAATGGGGAAGAAAGACCGCAACGTCTCGTTACGCATCGCCATATAAAAGATAACTGGGGCGAAAAAGAACAGGAACATTTCCGCCGCTACGCATACCCCATCAGTAAAGAGGTCTTTATCATTTGGGATAACGATCCAACAGAATGGGCCCCACAAAATCATAGCTGTGATGCTAACTGTATGTATGATGGATTAAATGTTGTTACACTTCGTACTATTAGAAAAGGGGAGGAGTTGACGCTTGACTATGCACAGTTCCTGGATAAAAGCATGGAGCCTTTCCATTGCAATTGCAAATCGGAAAATTGTCGTGGCCTTATCATGGGATTGCCAAACAATTCTGTAACAGAGAGAGAAAAACGAATGAAAACAAAAACAAGGGCAAAAGCAAAACAAAACTAA
- a CDS encoding DEAD/DEAH box helicase, producing MALPHLVKYVYTHGTDEVIRRGKKIHAIGFAELAEYDDLFGSAVFRVKDDIYSTFYKVYIQKIKDPKGLSVRCTCPYNLGDICRHEAASLLQLQDMIDRGQLQAEDKKYDQRHTVAKMKTIDLKNLRMLSSQESMAEAETFLRSHKAKIEYAENETVKASVTLNGEALTVIIRKNDERNFDTSCDYVDEDHPICLPKLIVFLQLLQAYGANYFDSIRNWDKEKNKLLELYGYSLKDDLKGKFEFIYKEGKPFLRVLDTSIKRVTPVIAPPRPAYMDPPVVKEVAVAEEKPEEKILQKFGAVFNFNKKTYPFFTVDLITGESNDTGTAFTGKVEKLDITRFVETDSIHEQDKILLSLVRKLQEQEIDKYISRNSPFAGIWENIIHHEDDDLPAETKELMTEYLFPKLKKLIEDSTENKLIFILHKGKPFKTSSLEQLHLSPDLATPHFFVKKNSHYTVSCRIDTGTLQFDLEDNESPCPLFFLYNNQLHLWKHHDVVEKIDKFHPEGKITVTSEDWAKTLNQFLLPLAREYKVDFDRSIVQEVKEGVPETKLYLQEKGEFLVFQPMFTYKGYETRAKDRDEVVVSQGEKVLIVRRNREAENAFIDKLRNLHSNYVFNEDNQSLVLKGTDVLRNNWFFLFVDAMKEHKIPVYGFEALKNFRFNTAKPKTQIFISNNTDWFDAKVNIIFGDQHVTVDEVKRALANKQQFVQLDDGTLGILPEEWIKKYSLLFRVGEGKTNSLKLSHYHVSVIDELYDQRDEAELIFKLEEKYEKLRQHNNITPIEPPAGVKDILRPYQLAGYQWLNYLTEVNWGGILADDMGLGKTVQALSFLEHYKSENKKMNALVVCPTTLIYNWENEIKKFTPSLTYYIHHGPLRIRDREKMMEKDIVITTYGTLRSDIKLLVSIPLDYVILDESQAIKNPSSKVTKAATLLNAKHRLCMSGTPLQNNTFDIYAQMNFLNPGMLGSMEYFKQEFAIPIDKLGEVEYKIHLKKLLYPFILRRTKEQVAKDLPEKQEMILWCEMEDEQRSIYDAYRNDFRDKILGTINEQGIHRSQLTILQGLMKLRQICDSPAILNEQEKFENHSIKLDELARELVENIGDHKALIFSQFLGMLALIRKKLEELGIKYEYFDGSTTAPDREKAIQSFQNDDEKRVFLISLKAGGVGLNLTAADYVYIVDPWWNPAVEQQAIDRTHRIGQTKNIFAYRMICKDTIEDKIIQLQEKKRALARELITDDTTFVKSLTKEDVEYLFS from the coding sequence TTGGCCCTACCGCATCTTGTAAAATACGTTTACACACATGGCACCGATGAAGTGATCCGCCGCGGAAAAAAAATTCATGCAATCGGGTTTGCTGAACTTGCAGAGTATGATGATTTGTTTGGCTCTGCAGTGTTTCGGGTGAAAGATGATATCTATTCCACTTTTTATAAAGTATATATTCAAAAGATAAAAGATCCGAAAGGACTTTCGGTTCGTTGTACATGTCCGTATAACCTGGGTGATATCTGCCGGCACGAAGCGGCATCTTTGTTGCAATTGCAGGATATGATAGACAGGGGCCAATTGCAGGCAGAAGATAAAAAATACGATCAGCGGCATACGGTTGCAAAAATGAAAACCATTGATCTGAAAAACCTGAGGATGCTGTCATCACAGGAATCAATGGCGGAAGCAGAAACGTTCTTACGTAGTCATAAAGCAAAGATCGAATATGCAGAAAATGAAACAGTGAAAGCATCTGTTACATTAAATGGCGAAGCACTTACGGTAATCATCCGCAAGAATGATGAAAGAAATTTTGATACCAGTTGCGATTATGTGGATGAAGACCATCCGATCTGTTTACCCAAGTTGATCGTTTTTCTTCAATTGCTGCAGGCTTACGGCGCCAATTATTTTGATAGTATCCGTAACTGGGATAAGGAAAAAAATAAGTTGCTTGAGTTGTATGGTTATTCACTCAAAGATGATCTGAAAGGTAAGTTTGAATTTATTTATAAAGAAGGAAAACCATTTCTGCGGGTATTAGATACTTCCATAAAAAGGGTAACACCTGTAATAGCGCCACCAAGACCCGCTTATATGGATCCGCCGGTTGTAAAAGAAGTGGCAGTAGCTGAAGAAAAGCCGGAGGAAAAAATCTTACAAAAATTTGGAGCTGTTTTTAACTTTAATAAAAAGACCTATCCTTTTTTTACAGTTGATCTGATCACAGGCGAATCGAATGATACAGGAACTGCATTCACCGGTAAAGTAGAAAAGTTGGATATAACCCGATTCGTGGAAACAGATAGTATCCATGAGCAAGATAAGATCTTGCTTTCCTTGGTAAGAAAATTACAGGAGCAGGAGATCGATAAATATATCAGCCGTAATTCACCGTTCGCCGGCATCTGGGAAAACATAATTCACCATGAAGATGATGATCTGCCCGCAGAAACGAAAGAGCTGATGACGGAATATCTTTTTCCCAAGTTGAAAAAACTGATTGAGGATTCAACAGAGAATAAACTCATTTTTATTTTACATAAAGGTAAGCCTTTTAAAACAAGCAGCCTTGAACAATTGCATTTATCTCCTGACCTGGCTACGCCGCATTTTTTTGTAAAGAAAAATTCTCACTATACTGTTTCCTGCCGTATTGATACAGGAACATTACAGTTTGACCTGGAAGATAACGAAAGCCCATGCCCATTATTTTTTCTCTACAATAATCAACTGCATTTATGGAAACATCATGATGTAGTGGAGAAGATCGACAAATTTCATCCTGAAGGAAAAATAACTGTGACATCAGAAGACTGGGCAAAAACATTGAACCAGTTTTTATTGCCATTGGCAAGAGAATACAAAGTAGATTTTGACAGATCTATAGTACAGGAAGTGAAGGAAGGAGTGCCTGAAACAAAATTGTATTTACAGGAGAAAGGAGAGTTTCTCGTTTTTCAACCCATGTTTACTTACAAGGGCTATGAAACCCGGGCCAAGGACAGGGATGAAGTCGTCGTATCACAAGGAGAAAAGGTTTTGATTGTACGACGCAACCGCGAAGCAGAAAATGCATTTATTGATAAACTCAGGAATCTCCATTCCAATTATGTTTTTAATGAAGATAACCAGAGCCTTGTATTGAAAGGAACAGATGTACTGCGCAACAACTGGTTCTTTTTATTTGTAGATGCAATGAAGGAGCATAAAATTCCTGTGTATGGATTTGAAGCACTAAAGAATTTCCGTTTCAATACGGCGAAACCCAAAACACAGATATTTATCAGCAACAACACAGATTGGTTTGATGCAAAAGTGAATATTATTTTCGGCGACCAGCATGTAACGGTGGATGAGGTGAAAAGAGCATTGGCCAACAAGCAACAGTTTGTACAATTAGACGATGGCACACTGGGCATATTACCGGAAGAATGGATAAAAAAATATTCATTGCTTTTCCGGGTAGGAGAAGGAAAAACAAATTCATTGAAGCTTTCACACTATCATGTAAGTGTAATTGATGAGCTGTATGACCAACGTGATGAAGCGGAACTGATATTTAAGCTGGAAGAAAAATATGAGAAGCTGCGGCAACATAATAATATCACACCTATTGAACCACCTGCAGGTGTGAAGGATATATTGCGGCCTTACCAGTTAGCAGGTTACCAATGGCTCAATTACCTGACTGAAGTAAATTGGGGCGGCATACTGGCAGATGATATGGGTTTGGGTAAAACGGTGCAGGCCCTTTCTTTTTTGGAGCATTATAAAAGTGAAAACAAAAAAATGAATGCACTGGTAGTTTGTCCAACTACACTTATTTATAACTGGGAAAATGAAATAAAAAAATTCACCCCTTCACTTACTTATTATATCCATCATGGCCCATTGCGTATAAGAGACAGAGAAAAAATGATGGAGAAAGATATTGTCATTACAACTTATGGTACGCTACGAAGTGATATAAAACTGCTTGTGAGTATTCCGTTGGATTATGTGATACTGGATGAAAGCCAGGCAATCAAGAATCCATCAAGCAAAGTAACTAAAGCAGCCACCCTGCTGAATGCAAAGCATCGCCTGTGCATGAGTGGTACACCATTGCAGAATAACACTTTTGATATTTATGCGCAGATGAATTTTCTGAACCCTGGTATGTTGGGCAGTATGGAATATTTCAAACAGGAATTTGCTATACCAATTGATAAACTCGGTGAAGTGGAATATAAAATTCACCTGAAGAAACTACTCTATCCCTTTATTCTCAGAAGAACAAAAGAGCAGGTGGCAAAAGATTTACCCGAAAAACAGGAAATGATACTCTGGTGTGAAATGGAAGATGAACAACGCAGCATTTATGATGCCTACAGAAACGATTTTCGTGACAAGATATTGGGAACAATTAATGAACAGGGCATTCATCGTTCGCAGCTTACCATTTTACAAGGGTTGATGAAGTTGCGCCAGATCTGCGATTCACCGGCGATACTGAATGAGCAGGAAAAATTTGAAAATCATTCTATCAAACTGGATGAGCTGGCAAGAGAGCTGGTGGAAAATATCGGCGATCATAAGGCATTGATCTTTTCACAATTTCTGGGGATGCTGGCATTGATCAGAAAAAAACTGGAAGAGCTGGGAATAAAATATGAATACTTCGACGGCAGCACAACGGCGCCGGATCGAGAAAAAGCGATCCAGAGTTTTCAGAACGATGATGAGAAAAGAGTATTTCTTATTTCTTTAAAAGCGGGGGGTGTGGGTTTGAACTTAACCGCTGCTGATTATGTATATATCGTTGATCCCTGGTGGAACCCGGCTGTAGAGCAACAGGCTATTGACCGAACACACCGTATCGGGCAAACAAAAAATATTTTCGCCTACCGAATGATATGTAAGGACACTATTGAAGACAAGATCATTCAGCTACAGGAAAAGAAACGGGCACTGGCTAGGGAGCTCATTACAGACGATACCACATTTGTGAAGTCACTTACCAAAGAGGATGTTGAGTATTTGTTTAGTTAA
- a CDS encoding 2-phosphosulfolactate phosphatase, with amino-acid sequence MSETKPSLHTCLSPALLHLYDVSNSIVVIIDILRATSTIATALNNGAKCVIPVDSVSRCIELGKQIDGITAGERDGKVAEGLKHGNSPFEYPTDFIGNKTLVLTTTNGTRLLQMALDKNAHGIITGAFVNLSAVCDYLVEMKQNVILGCAAWKDKVNLEDSLFAGAVISRIRKHFIINCDSSHMAEALYKSGEKDLFEFMKQNEASHYHRLMGFGLEKDIRYCLTADGANVLPIYKEGKLAVK; translated from the coding sequence ATGAGTGAAACCAAACCTTCATTGCACACCTGTCTTTCTCCAGCCCTTTTGCATTTATATGATGTGAGCAACAGCATTGTCGTGATCATTGATATTTTACGGGCAACATCTACAATTGCAACAGCATTGAACAACGGTGCAAAATGTGTAATACCGGTGGACAGTGTAAGCCGCTGCATTGAACTCGGTAAACAGATTGACGGCATCACTGCCGGTGAGAGAGATGGTAAAGTAGCCGAAGGCCTGAAACATGGCAACTCTCCGTTTGAATATCCAACTGATTTTATCGGAAACAAAACCCTGGTGCTTACCACCACTAATGGAACAAGACTTTTACAAATGGCATTGGATAAAAATGCACATGGAATTATCACCGGAGCATTTGTGAATCTTTCAGCAGTTTGCGATTACCTGGTTGAAATGAAACAAAACGTAATTCTCGGATGTGCTGCATGGAAAGACAAAGTGAATCTCGAAGACAGTTTGTTTGCAGGCGCAGTAATTTCAAGAATAAGAAAACACTTTATTATTAATTGCGATTCATCACACATGGCAGAAGCTTTATATAAAAGCGGGGAAAAAGATTTGTTTGAGTTTATGAAACAAAATGAAGCCTCACATTATCATCGTCTCATGGGCTTTGGTTTAGAAAAAGATATACGCTATTGCCTTACTGCTGATGGGGCTAATGTTTTACCGATTTATAAAGAAGGTAAGCTGGCAGTGAAATGA
- a CDS encoding SRPBCC family protein has translation MPTIHLTTFIPAPVKRVFDLSRSITLHKLSMQKTGEVAVGGTTSGLIKKDETVTWKAKHLFKTRFFTSKITEMEPFEKFTDKMIRGDFKSFEHEHYFKPTENGTIVIDILHFETPYGVLGKIVNKLYLTPYIEKLIRLRNDVIKQYATGEKWKALLQTNY, from the coding sequence ATGCCAACTATACATCTTACAACATTTATTCCTGCCCCTGTAAAAAGAGTGTTTGACCTGAGCCGCAGCATTACCCTGCATAAACTTTCTATGCAAAAAACAGGTGAAGTAGCCGTGGGTGGAACTACCTCAGGGCTTATTAAAAAAGATGAAACAGTAACCTGGAAAGCAAAGCATCTTTTTAAAACCCGGTTCTTTACTTCCAAGATCACCGAGATGGAGCCCTTTGAAAAATTTACCGATAAAATGATCCGCGGCGATTTCAAATCATTTGAACACGAACATTATTTTAAACCTACGGAGAACGGAACGATTGTGATCGATATTCTTCATTTTGAAACACCTTATGGCGTATTAGGTAAGATCGTAAATAAACTTTACCTCACTCCTTATATTGAAAAACTCATCCGTTTGCGTAATGATGTGATCAAGCAGTATGCGACAGGAGAGAAATGGAAAGCATTGCTCCAAACCAATTATTAA
- the gcvT gene encoding glycine cleavage system aminomethyltransferase GcvT: MKNTPFTQKHIALGAKMAEFAGYNMPISYTGINDEHAAVRKNAGVFDVSHMGEFILKGEHALDLIQRVTSNDASKLTAGKAQYSCLPNENGGIVDDLLVYCIEENKVYMLVVNAGNIEKDWKWISKHNAKKAEMHNISDKTCLLAIQGPNATKILQPLTEIDILNLKYYTFVKGKFAGVDNVVISATGYTGAGGVEIYFEDKDGAADKIWDAIFEIGGPQGLKPIGLGARDTLRLEMGFCLYGNDIDDTTSPLEAGLGWITKFSKDFTSKTQFEKQKADGVQRKLVGFEMVEKGIPRHGYEIKSFLGEVIGQVTSGTQSPSLGKAVGLGYVRIAYSAIDMKIFIKVRDKLLQAKVVKIPFE; the protein is encoded by the coding sequence ATGAAGAATACTCCCTTTACACAAAAACATATTGCACTCGGCGCTAAAATGGCTGAGTTTGCTGGATATAATATGCCCATCAGCTATACGGGCATCAACGACGAACATGCTGCAGTACGGAAAAACGCCGGTGTATTTGATGTGAGTCATATGGGTGAATTTATCCTGAAAGGTGAACATGCACTGGATTTGATACAACGGGTAACAAGCAATGACGCTTCAAAACTTACCGCTGGAAAAGCACAATATAGTTGCCTGCCTAACGAAAATGGCGGAATTGTAGATGATCTGCTTGTTTATTGCATTGAGGAGAACAAAGTGTACATGCTTGTGGTAAATGCAGGAAATATTGAAAAAGATTGGAAATGGATAAGCAAACACAATGCAAAAAAAGCAGAGATGCATAATATCTCTGATAAAACATGTTTGCTTGCAATACAGGGTCCTAATGCGACCAAGATATTGCAGCCGCTTACTGAAATTGATATTCTAAACCTGAAGTATTACACTTTTGTAAAAGGAAAATTTGCCGGAGTAGATAATGTGGTCATCAGCGCAACAGGCTATACAGGAGCCGGCGGTGTTGAAATATATTTTGAAGATAAAGACGGAGCTGCTGATAAAATATGGGATGCTATTTTTGAAATCGGCGGACCGCAGGGATTAAAACCAATTGGTTTGGGTGCCCGAGATACATTAAGACTCGAAATGGGTTTCTGTCTTTATGGAAACGATATTGATGATACTACTTCGCCATTAGAGGCAGGGTTGGGATGGATCACCAAATTCAGTAAAGACTTTACATCAAAGACACAATTTGAAAAGCAAAAAGCAGACGGTGTGCAGCGTAAACTGGTGGGCTTTGAAATGGTGGAAAAAGGAATACCACGGCACGGATACGAGATCAAATCTTTTTTGGGTGAAGTAATAGGACAGGTAACTTCCGGCACACAATCACCAAGCCTCGGAAAAGCGGTTGGTCTTGGTTATGTACGAATCGCCTATTCGGCAATTGATATGAAAATATTCATTAAGGTAAGAGATAAATTGCTGCAGGCTAAAGTGGTGAAAATACCTTTTGAATAG